From Impatiens glandulifera chromosome 7, dImpGla2.1, whole genome shotgun sequence:
TGATACTCTCCAAACACTACAGTCCTGCAAACACGATGAAAATTCGAAATGAGAATCCAAAAAAATCGACTAAAACTCTTTGTGTTTTCGTACTTTTGCCTTGACGGGTCGTTCCAATCGCTCCAACCCAAGGGGTTAACAATGCTGTCGATTTCGCAATATGAGAAGATTACTCTTGAATAGCTTCCCCAAGCTCTTCCTAAGTAGATTGTTCCACTTCCATAGATTCTGCAATTGAGAAACGAAAAACCTGTGTTTTCGTATGGCGAATCCCTGTGATGAGCCGCGATCGCTCCGTATCTCTTTGCTGTCGATCGAATTACACAATCCTGAAACGCGTCACACCATAATTTAAGTTCGATTCTCACTCAGAACACCGTAACAAACAAATGTTAAACCTGATAGAGCGAAGTTGCTCGGCCGAAGATGAAATCAACAGCACCTTGAATGTAAGATTGATAGAAATAATGGGAGCCAGTATCATCAAGAAGAGTATCTTGAGTACCTAAAACCCTAACTCTATAGAACATTGCCTTATCTCCAGCTATTCGTAATGCAACTCCTTGCATACCGTATTCACCTGGAACCGCCACGACTGAATTCTGCAACAAATTTAGTttttcaaaatccaataaaTCATCAATTACGAACAGTTACTGAtaatgatcatgatcatgatcatgatacCTCAAAGGTGATGGCGGTTGCGCAGAAGTAATCAGATTCTACTGTTACCGATGCTGATCTATACGTTCCAAGTTCATCTCCATTCTCATCTCTATCAGAAGCTTTATCGCTCCAAGTAATGATCGTCTCCTCCGATCGATCCTCTTCTCCAATAAGCGATATTAACGGTTTGTTCGCCGGAATATATACTTTCTCCCTACAAACATCATCATGAATAATCGATagatctatctatctatctatatgtAGAACATTAAACGTAAATTAAGTACCTGTAAATTCCAGGTAGAATATAAATCTTAACTCTCATTGAATTATCATCATCAACCATATCAACAGCGGATTGAACAGTAAGAGCATCTCCTCCTCCACTTGGATCAACAACGATGATTCGACTCCGATTACTACTTCCTTCAACTTTCAACTCCAATCCTTCGTCACTCTGAGTAGTATCCACCTTCATATCATCCCATGTGATGATAAATTCTCCAGCGCAACACAATATGAGTAGAAATCCGAGTAAACAAGCTCCGAAAATTCCAAATCCCATCGCCATTGATGATGGTGAAAATGGAGAAGAAGTAATGGCAATAAATAAGGTGAAATTGAAACTGTATAAAGAAACattaaagaagaaagaagattaATAAACTGATCATCTTCAAGTAATGGAGAAGACGATTAAATTAAgtgggagagagagagagagagagtaattAAAGGTGGTTTGTTGAGTAGTAGTTATACAAGTCCAAGAGCTTACACACCTAGATATGCGTGTAACTgtgtgtttatatatatatatatgtatgtattatAACGGTTATACCACAGAGCTTatattctctctcttcttcttcttcttcatcttcttcatgtAACTGCTCTCTCGTGAATCTCTTTTTTAAGCTTTAATGGCGATTGTATCTTCTTTCACATGATCATAAAATCACACAGGCGCCAAAACGTGTACAATAGAAggagattttatttattcaaataaattttaaattatttgtataaataaattgagagattttattttagtttaaatgtaaatttgatttttaatattaacccataaaacaaaaattaacattgcatttttataaaatgactattttttttttgtgtgtataattaattatataaagtgAAGAATGTATGCATGGttcatttgaaattatattcTAACTGTGTTGTTACTTGTGTGTTAATAAGTATTTAAGAtcaattttatcttatttttatatgttccaagtttataataaaaaagttaagaTGTATTGAAATTAATCAGGATAACAAAATTTGTAATcctaatacatttttttttgaattaaagagaaataatatgACACCCTTTAATCATgactaggggtgagcaaatgaGTAAAATCAATCCGTTTTGTCTGATCcgtattaaattcaaact
This genomic window contains:
- the LOC124946232 gene encoding pectinesterase QRT1; the protein is MAMGFGIFGACLLGFLLILCCAGEFIITWDDMKVDTTQSDEGLELKVEGSSNRSRIIVVDPSGGGDALTVQSAVDMVDDDNSMRVKIYILPGIYREKVYIPANKPLISLIGEEDRSEETIITWSDKASDRDENGDELGTYRSASVTVESDYFCATAITFENSVVAVPGEYGMQGVALRIAGDKAMFYRVRVLGTQDTLLDDTGSHYFYQSYIQGAVDFIFGRATSLYQDCVIRSTAKRYGAIAAHHRDSPYENTGFSFLNCRIYGSGTIYLGRAWGSYSRVIFSYCEIDSIVNPLGWSDWNDPSRQKTVVFGEYQCRGIGADRQNRVSWSRSLSYDDARPFLDTNFIEGDQWLRL